Proteins encoded together in one Anaerotignum propionicum DSM 1682 window:
- a CDS encoding Gp15 family bacteriophage protein — MSNYLTSGYPTKVKVGEELFEITTNYRDCIKVLLALDDDDLTNFEKQSILLQIMYRQVPANIEMAIQKVLLFLNCGVEEMQGSGMKVYSFCQDDKYIFSAVDQVLQGRLSLGEAVHWWEFVSAFMEMPDDCVMSKIIYYRMRYAAGKLTKEENEIWRKNRKLFLLDIKESNEDVNSRNEFMNRLYGRY; from the coding sequence ATGAGTAACTATCTAACTTCTGGATACCCTACGAAGGTTAAAGTAGGTGAAGAGTTGTTTGAAATTACAACAAATTATAGAGATTGTATTAAAGTTTTATTAGCTTTAGATGATGATGATTTAACTAATTTTGAGAAACAATCTATTTTGTTGCAAATTATGTATCGGCAAGTCCCGGCTAACATTGAGATGGCTATTCAGAAAGTTCTTTTGTTCCTTAACTGCGGAGTGGAAGAAATGCAAGGCTCAGGTATGAAAGTATATTCTTTTTGTCAGGACGATAAATATATTTTTTCTGCAGTGGATCAAGTTTTACAAGGAAGACTATCGCTGGGAGAGGCCGTTCATTGGTGGGAATTTGTTTCTGCATTTATGGAGATGCCTGATGACTGTGTCATGAGTAAAATTATTTATTATCGAATGCGATATGCCGCAGGAAAATTAACAAAAGAGGAAAATGAGATTTGGAGAAAAAATAGAAAGCTGTTTTTGTTAGACATTAAAGAAAGTAATGAAGATGTTAATTCCAGAAATGAGTTTATGAATCGCCTTTACGGAAGATATTGA
- a CDS encoding phage tail tube protein yields the protein MGKIKRSKFATFLKTGSGSGGSWSLVGEGVTGMTVSYNPQTSDETYIHQDSGTTDVESYKPTSSVPMTAVQGDPVFDFVDGLRKKRAVLDEARSEVCLVYLYETATGGAYPAEKNTCSIQIDDFGGEGGGSNVINFTINFVGDPVPGTFNPSTKAFTEDA from the coding sequence ATGGGAAAAATTAAAAGGAGTAAATTTGCTACGTTTTTAAAAACGGGCAGTGGCTCAGGGGGCTCATGGTCTTTGGTTGGGGAAGGTGTTACCGGTATGACGGTAAGCTATAACCCCCAGACCAGTGATGAAACATATATCCATCAGGATAGCGGTACCACAGACGTGGAAAGCTACAAACCAACATCCAGCGTTCCTATGACTGCGGTTCAAGGTGATCCTGTATTCGACTTTGTAGATGGCTTAAGGAAGAAAAGAGCTGTATTGGATGAAGCAAGAAGCGAGGTGTGCCTTGTTTATTTGTACGAAACCGCAACGGGTGGGGCTTATCCAGCTGAAAAGAATACCTGCTCCATTCAGATTGACGATTTTGGCGGAGAGGGTGGCGGTTCGAACGTCATTAATTTTACCATTAATTTTGTGGGTGATCCCGTACCTGGTACGTTTAATCCAAGTACAAAAGCATTTACTGAGGATGCGTGA
- a CDS encoding DUF6673 family protein has protein sequence MESIKYNDGKIRLMINDDPDRVITFAPDDVGFVSRYYELVDFIEGKQMEYVQKAEEIDKSSDMKDKDGLKLYKTMCEDIKNQIDYVFGNGTSQAVFEDSLRLDMFEQFLVGIVPYVKKARENKVRPYLQNTNGVL, from the coding sequence ATGGAAAGTATTAAGTATAACGATGGTAAAATTCGTCTAATGATAAATGATGATCCTGATCGAGTAATTACATTTGCTCCAGATGATGTTGGCTTTGTTAGCCGGTATTATGAGCTTGTGGATTTCATTGAAGGAAAGCAAATGGAGTATGTTCAAAAAGCGGAAGAAATAGATAAAAGCAGTGATATGAAAGATAAGGATGGTTTAAAGCTTTACAAAACAATGTGCGAGGATATAAAGAATCAAATTGATTATGTATTTGGTAATGGAACAAGCCAAGCAGTTTTTGAGGACTCTTTACGTTTGGATATGTTTGAGCAGTTTTTGGTTGGGATAGTTCCGTATGTGAAAAAGGCACGTGAAAATAAAGTTAGGCCGTATTTGCAAAACACGAACGGGGTGCTTTAA
- a CDS encoding phage major capsid protein — protein MPISREQAEALIQEQLINTIQQDTPKSSVFMGMARKLPNMTSKQTRMPVLDMLPMAYWVNGDMGFKQTSEQAWDNVYLTAAELAVIVPIPEAVLDDASFDILGEVQPRVVEAIGQRVDSAVIFGINRPSDWDLDIISRARQAGNNVSVASNPDYYDLIMGENGVISKVEEDGYMATGVISGMGMRAKLRGLKTEYGQPIFKTDMQGSTQYALDGAPMYFPDNGSFDNSVCQMIVGDFKRAVYAIRQDITVKILDQGVIQNPTTKEIVYNLAQQDMIALRVVFRMGWALPNPATRIDEDRVGCPFAYLEPATAVTTRAVTFTVTDNAEMPKAIGGVVVEMNGARLKTNASGIAVFNLRAGTYTAKIKKKGFSTVTETVVVSGAAVSKEITLIAND, from the coding sequence GGCCGAGGCTTTAATTCAGGAGCAATTGATTAACACCATTCAGCAGGACACACCAAAGTCCTCTGTATTTATGGGGATGGCCAGAAAGCTTCCCAACATGACCAGCAAACAAACCAGAATGCCGGTACTGGATATGCTGCCTATGGCATACTGGGTTAACGGTGATATGGGCTTTAAGCAGACCAGTGAACAAGCATGGGACAATGTGTATCTCACTGCGGCAGAGCTTGCGGTAATTGTACCCATTCCTGAGGCGGTATTGGATGATGCATCCTTTGATATTCTTGGGGAGGTACAGCCAAGGGTTGTTGAAGCAATTGGCCAGAGAGTAGACAGTGCAGTTATTTTCGGTATCAATCGCCCTAGTGATTGGGACTTAGATATTATCTCGAGAGCAAGACAAGCAGGAAACAATGTTTCTGTTGCTTCTAATCCTGACTATTATGATTTAATCATGGGCGAAAACGGGGTAATCTCCAAGGTAGAAGAGGACGGCTATATGGCAACAGGCGTTATTTCCGGAATGGGAATGAGAGCCAAATTGAGGGGCCTGAAAACGGAATACGGCCAACCAATTTTCAAGACGGATATGCAGGGATCCACACAGTATGCCCTGGACGGTGCGCCTATGTATTTCCCTGACAATGGTTCCTTTGACAACAGTGTGTGCCAAATGATTGTTGGTGATTTTAAGCGTGCTGTTTATGCAATCAGACAGGACATTACGGTGAAAATTCTGGATCAGGGTGTGATTCAAAATCCTACCACAAAGGAAATTGTGTACAACCTTGCACAGCAGGATATGATTGCCCTCAGAGTTGTATTTAGAATGGGTTGGGCTTTACCAAACCCTGCAACAAGGATTGACGAGGATAGAGTGGGTTGTCCTTTTGCTTACTTAGAACCAGCAACAGCGGTTACAACACGGGCGGTTACTTTTACTGTGACAGACAATGCAGAAATGCCAAAAGCAATCGGTGGGGTCGTTGTTGAAATGAACGGTGCAAGACTTAAGACCAATGCAAGTGGTATTGCAGTATTTAATCTGAGAGCTGGTACATATACCGCCAAGATTAAGAAAAAAGGTTTCTCCACTGTAACAGAAACGGTTGTTGTTTCCGGTGCAGCAGTTTCCAAAGAGATTACGCTTATTGCAAATGACTAA
- a CDS encoding minor capsid protein: protein MGKYIETPRGRIIQTSRGKAQLIWNPEFQPKWNGRYNAAQIYVDDEVLRLSDPYVPFQSGMLKLSGQLGTVIGSGLVVYNAPYAKYQYYGYVMAGRAPKQLTDIPITYKGAPKRGKLWFERMKADHKESIIIGARRRAGGNS, encoded by the coding sequence ATGGGGAAGTACATTGAAACGCCCAGAGGCAGAATCATTCAAACTTCCAGAGGTAAGGCTCAGCTCATATGGAATCCAGAGTTTCAGCCTAAATGGAACGGTAGATATAACGCCGCCCAAATATATGTTGACGACGAAGTTTTAAGGCTGTCTGATCCATATGTTCCATTTCAAAGCGGCATGCTGAAATTGAGCGGCCAGCTTGGAACAGTAATTGGCAGCGGGCTTGTGGTCTATAATGCCCCCTATGCAAAGTATCAGTATTATGGATATGTAATGGCTGGCAGAGCTCCAAAGCAGCTCACAGACATTCCGATTACATATAAAGGGGCACCGAAACGAGGAAAGCTTTGGTTTGAACGGATGAAGGCTGACCATAAAGAAAGTATCATCATTGGCGCAAGAAGAAGGGCAGGAGGTAATTCTTAA
- a CDS encoding DUF6751 family protein, with protein sequence MFPHTITVYRNENGIWKRYYVYGVLWQDSEAFNTIKSGLKDANSLRLFIPHSCNFEPLKKDMVLKGIVDYQVQSKPSELYPLGDVRTITTVDRFDFGGLKHYEVGGR encoded by the coding sequence ATGTTTCCACATACTATCACAGTTTATAGAAATGAAAATGGCATATGGAAAAGATATTATGTCTATGGCGTACTCTGGCAGGATTCAGAGGCGTTTAATACTATAAAAAGCGGCCTTAAGGATGCAAATTCTTTAAGGCTGTTTATTCCTCATTCCTGCAATTTTGAACCTTTAAAAAAGGATATGGTACTGAAAGGCATTGTTGATTATCAAGTGCAATCAAAGCCGTCAGAGCTGTATCCTCTGGGGGATGTGCGAACAATCACAACAGTTGATAGATTTGACTTTGGTGGACTGAAACACTATGAGGTAGGGGGGAGATAG